From a region of the Streptacidiphilus albus JL83 genome:
- a CDS encoding sensor histidine kinase, producing the protein MDDRAGTGASGPPAPRRPGPGSLLADPEHRRRRALPYAGALLLTLLLALVGTRLLTHSYGLGGALAVGLAVAQAAPLLLGVARPMAAWLLMTAADAVGSLVLASAPGLAGNSWPWPSTVLVGQLVLLLALTRRASRRTLLAAWLTIGAAGFALGLIHPHDRDGTDTTLFVFGGVVLLVGGALRERGDALRRLVAQERISAEERSRRTLLEERTRIARELHDVVAHHMSVITVQADSAPYRIGGLPPEAREEFGSLAATARESLTEMRRLLGVLRSEEADGERAPQPALARVPLLVAATVRAGLPAELRLDGPGGALGDLPQAVELSGYRIVQEALANVVRHAPGAPTRVSVTVSEDRSQLTVLVVNGAPARPAEPLERVGTGHGLVGMGERVRLVGGTLETGPLPGGGFRVAARIPLTAPAVPAEDTEDTEDKDDSR; encoded by the coding sequence ATGGACGATCGCGCCGGGACCGGGGCCAGCGGACCTCCGGCCCCGCGTCGGCCGGGTCCGGGGTCGCTGCTCGCCGATCCCGAGCACCGCCGGCGGCGGGCGCTGCCCTACGCCGGCGCACTGCTGCTCACCCTGCTGCTGGCGCTGGTCGGCACCCGGCTGCTGACCCACTCCTACGGCCTGGGCGGCGCGCTCGCCGTGGGGCTGGCCGTCGCCCAGGCCGCGCCGCTGCTGCTGGGAGTCGCCCGGCCGATGGCGGCCTGGTTGCTGATGACGGCCGCCGACGCGGTCGGCTCGCTGGTCCTGGCGTCGGCCCCGGGCCTCGCCGGGAACAGCTGGCCCTGGCCGTCGACCGTCCTGGTCGGACAGCTGGTCCTGCTGCTGGCGCTCACCCGCCGCGCGTCGCGCCGCACCCTGCTCGCCGCATGGCTGACGATCGGGGCGGCCGGCTTCGCCCTGGGACTGATCCACCCCCATGACCGGGACGGCACCGACACCACGCTGTTCGTGTTCGGCGGGGTGGTGCTCCTGGTCGGCGGGGCGCTGCGGGAGCGCGGCGACGCACTGCGGAGGCTGGTCGCGCAGGAACGCATCAGCGCGGAGGAGCGGTCCCGGCGCACCCTGCTGGAGGAACGCACCCGGATCGCCCGGGAGCTGCACGACGTGGTCGCCCACCACATGTCGGTGATCACCGTCCAGGCCGACAGCGCCCCCTACCGGATCGGCGGGCTGCCGCCCGAGGCCCGGGAGGAGTTCGGCTCCCTCGCCGCCACCGCACGCGAGTCGCTCACCGAGATGCGCAGGCTGCTGGGCGTGCTGCGGAGCGAGGAGGCCGACGGCGAGCGGGCTCCCCAGCCGGCGCTGGCCCGGGTGCCGCTGCTGGTGGCGGCGACCGTGCGGGCCGGCCTCCCGGCCGAGCTGCGGCTGGACGGTCCGGGCGGTGCCCTGGGCGACTTGCCGCAGGCCGTGGAGCTGTCGGGGTACCGGATCGTCCAGGAGGCGCTCGCCAACGTGGTGCGGCACGCACCCGGCGCGCCCACCCGGGTCTCGGTCACCGTCTCCGAGGACCGCTCCCAACTGACCGTCCTGGTCGTCAACGGCGCCCCGGCGCGGCCCGCCGAGCCGCTGGAGCGCGTCGGCACCGGGCACGGCCTGGTCGGCATGGGCGAGCGGGTCCGACTGGTCGGCGGCACCCTGGAGACCGGTCCGCTGCCGGGCGGCGGCTTCCGGGTCGCCGCCCGCATTCCGCTCACCGCCCCGGCGGTCCCCGCCGAGGACACCGAGGACACCGAGGACAAGGACGACAGCAGATGA
- a CDS encoding ABC transporter permease, with translation MTTDTGTAAAPVPALPRYLVRQRVTLAGVLRSEWTKLRSLRSTVWSLSAAVVLIVGVGALVASVRRGPARPTGFDPTAISLTGVYLAQLAVGVLGVLLVTGEYATGMIRTSLAAVPRRLPVLWAKAAVFALTTTALCLPATVAAFLLGQSVLSAQHLGTTLGHPGAARAVLGGALFLTAVGLLGLGLGALLRNTAGAVSALFGLLFVLPITVGFLPGDWSEQLNKYLPMAAGTAITDVLPDPTALGPWSGLGLCFLYPAAALGLAARQLRRRDA, from the coding sequence ATGACCACCGACACCGGAACCGCCGCCGCCCCCGTCCCCGCTCTGCCCCGGTACCTCGTGCGGCAACGGGTCACCCTGGCCGGGGTGCTGCGCTCGGAGTGGACGAAGCTGCGGTCGCTGCGGTCGACCGTCTGGTCGCTGTCGGCCGCCGTCGTACTGATCGTCGGAGTGGGGGCGCTGGTGGCCTCGGTCCGGCGCGGCCCCGCCCGGCCGACCGGCTTCGACCCGACCGCGATCAGCCTCACCGGCGTCTACCTGGCGCAGTTGGCCGTCGGCGTCCTGGGGGTGCTCCTGGTCACCGGCGAGTACGCCACCGGAATGATCCGGACCAGCCTGGCGGCGGTCCCCCGGCGGCTGCCGGTGCTGTGGGCCAAGGCCGCGGTGTTCGCGCTGACCACGACGGCGCTCTGCCTGCCGGCAACCGTCGCGGCCTTCCTGCTCGGCCAGTCGGTCCTGTCCGCCCAGCACCTCGGCACCACCCTGGGCCATCCGGGCGCGGCCCGGGCGGTGCTCGGCGGCGCGCTGTTCCTCACCGCCGTGGGCCTGCTCGGGCTGGGCCTCGGCGCCCTGCTGCGCAACACCGCCGGGGCGGTCTCCGCGCTGTTCGGCCTGCTGTTCGTGCTCCCGATCACCGTGGGGTTCCTGCCGGGCGACTGGTCGGAGCAGCTCAACAAGTACCTGCCGATGGCGGCCGGCACCGCCATCACCGATGTGCTGCCCGACCCGACCGCGCTCGGGCCGTGGAGCGGTCTCGGCCTGTGCTTCCTCTACCCCGCCGCCGCTCTGGGGCTCGCGGCCCGGCAACTGCGCCGCAGGGACGCCTGA
- a CDS encoding ABC transporter ATP-binding protein has protein sequence MIEVRGLTKHYGDRVAVDDLSFTVRPGMVTGFLGPNGAGKSTTMRLILGLDAPTRGSVTVNGKPYREHSAPLHEVGAMLEARSVHTGRSAYHHLLALAQTSGIRRSRVDEVIDAVGLRAVARRRAGGFSLGMGQRLGIAAALLGDPRTVILDEPVNGLDPEGIRWIRTLLQSLAAEGRTVFVSSHLMSEMALTAQHLVVIGRGRLIADTGMQEFLARDARPVVRVRSTGPDALAALLRSPGVAVERAEGGALQVSGLTTDQIGRVAGEAGLVLLELTAQQASLEEVFMELTQDAVEYRASATTGAAR, from the coding sequence ATGATCGAAGTACGCGGACTGACCAAGCACTACGGGGACCGGGTCGCGGTCGACGACCTGTCCTTCACCGTGCGGCCGGGGATGGTCACCGGCTTCCTCGGCCCCAACGGGGCCGGGAAGTCGACCACCATGCGGCTGATCCTCGGCCTGGACGCGCCGACCCGGGGCTCGGTGACCGTCAACGGCAAGCCGTACCGGGAGCATTCGGCCCCGCTGCACGAGGTCGGCGCCATGCTGGAGGCCCGGTCGGTCCACACCGGCCGGAGCGCCTACCACCACCTGCTGGCGCTCGCGCAGACCTCCGGCATCCGGCGCTCCCGCGTGGACGAGGTGATCGACGCGGTCGGCCTGCGCGCCGTTGCCCGGCGCCGGGCCGGCGGCTTCTCCCTGGGCATGGGCCAACGTCTCGGCATCGCCGCCGCCCTGCTCGGCGACCCCCGGACGGTCATCCTCGACGAGCCGGTGAACGGGCTCGACCCCGAGGGCATCCGCTGGATCCGGACGCTGCTGCAGAGCCTCGCCGCCGAGGGGCGGACGGTCTTCGTCTCGTCCCATCTGATGAGCGAGATGGCGCTCACCGCGCAGCACCTCGTGGTCATCGGCCGCGGGAGGCTGATCGCCGACACCGGGATGCAGGAGTTCCTCGCCCGCGACGCGCGCCCGGTCGTCCGGGTCCGCAGCACCGGCCCGGATGCGCTGGCGGCGCTGCTCCGTTCGCCCGGGGTGGCGGTGGAGCGGGCGGAGGGCGGGGCGCTCCAGGTGTCGGGGCTGACCACCGATCAGATCGGGCGCGTCGCCGGGGAGGCCGGACTGGTCCTGCTCGAACTCACGGCGCAGCAGGCCTCCCTGGAGGAGGTCTTCATGGAATTGACCCAGGACGCGGTGGAGTACCGCGCCTCCGCGACCACCGGAGCAGCCCGATGA